One window from the genome of Procambarus clarkii isolate CNS0578487 chromosome 90, FALCON_Pclarkii_2.0, whole genome shotgun sequence encodes:
- the LOC123746545 gene encoding MOB kinase activator-like 1 isoform X1, with product MFFLWGITHKLNRRGSKRIIVTITPIGSESGSRASKTFKPKKHIPEGTHQYDLMKHAAATLGSGNLRSAVMLPEGEDLNEWVAVNTVDFFNQINMLYGTITEMCTEESCPVMSAGPKYEYHWADGQTVKKPIKCSAPKYIDYLMTWVQDQLDDEALFPSKIGVPFPRNFQSNAKTILKRLFRVYAHIYHQHFSEVVQLGEEAHLNTSFKHFIFFVQEFQLIERKELAPLQELIDKLSAKDR from the exons ATGTTCTTTTTGTGGGGAATTACGCACAAACTCAATCGAAGGGGAAGTAAAAGAATCATAGTTACCATAACACCAATAGGTTCTGAAAG CGGAAGCCGAGCTAGCAAAACATTCAAGCCCAAGAAGCACATCCCTGAAGGCACACATCAGTATGACTTGATGAAACATGCTGCTGCTACACTCGGCTCTGGGAACCTTCGCTCGGCAGTTATGCTGCCGGAGGGAGAGGACCTCAACGAGTGGGTGGCAGTTAACA CGGTAGATTTTTTCAACCAGATCAACATGCTTTATGGAACGATAACAGAAATGTGCACAGAGGAGTCGTGTCCTGTGATGTCTGCAGGTCCTAAATATGAATACCATTGGGCTGATGGCCAGACTGTCAAAAAGCCCATTAAGTGTTCTGCTCCTAAGTATATTGATTATCTGATGACTTGGGTACAGGATCAGCTGGATGATGAAGCACTCTTTCCATCTAAGATTG GTGTACCTTTTCCAAGGAACTTTCAAAGTAACGCAAAGACAATACTGAAACGACTTTTCCGGGTGTATGCGCATATCTACCACCAGCACTTCTCAGAAGTTGTACAGTTGGGTGAGGAGGCACATCTCAATACTTCCTTCAAGCACTTCATATTTTTTGTCCAG GAATTCCAGTTGATAGAGCGGAAAGAACTTGCACCTCTGCAGGAGCTGATTGACAAACTTTCGGCCAAAGATCGATGA
- the LOC123746545 gene encoding MOB kinase activator-like 1 isoform X4, which produces MSNGDYDFDDGSRASKTFKPKKHIPEGTHQYDLMKHAAATLGSGNLRSAVMLPEGEDLNEWVAVNTVDFFNQINMLYGTITEMCTEESCPVMSAGPKYEYHWADGQTVKKPIKCSAPKYIDYLMTWVQDQLDDEALFPSKIGVPFPRNFQSNAKTILKRLFRVYAHIYHQHFSEVVQLGEEAHLNTSFKHFIFFVQEFQLIERKELAPLQELIDKLSAKDR; this is translated from the exons ATGTCTAATGGCGATTATGATTTTGACGA CGGAAGCCGAGCTAGCAAAACATTCAAGCCCAAGAAGCACATCCCTGAAGGCACACATCAGTATGACTTGATGAAACATGCTGCTGCTACACTCGGCTCTGGGAACCTTCGCTCGGCAGTTATGCTGCCGGAGGGAGAGGACCTCAACGAGTGGGTGGCAGTTAACA CGGTAGATTTTTTCAACCAGATCAACATGCTTTATGGAACGATAACAGAAATGTGCACAGAGGAGTCGTGTCCTGTGATGTCTGCAGGTCCTAAATATGAATACCATTGGGCTGATGGCCAGACTGTCAAAAAGCCCATTAAGTGTTCTGCTCCTAAGTATATTGATTATCTGATGACTTGGGTACAGGATCAGCTGGATGATGAAGCACTCTTTCCATCTAAGATTG GTGTACCTTTTCCAAGGAACTTTCAAAGTAACGCAAAGACAATACTGAAACGACTTTTCCGGGTGTATGCGCATATCTACCACCAGCACTTCTCAGAAGTTGTACAGTTGGGTGAGGAGGCACATCTCAATACTTCCTTCAAGCACTTCATATTTTTTGTCCAG GAATTCCAGTTGATAGAGCGGAAAGAACTTGCACCTCTGCAGGAGCTGATTGACAAACTTTCGGCCAAAGATCGATGA
- the LOC123746545 gene encoding MOB kinase activator-like 1 isoform X5 has protein sequence MSFLFGSRASKTFKPKKHIPEGTHQYDLMKHAAATLGSGNLRSAVMLPEGEDLNEWVAVNTVDFFNQINMLYGTITEMCTEESCPVMSAGPKYEYHWADGQTVKKPIKCSAPKYIDYLMTWVQDQLDDEALFPSKIGVPFPRNFQSNAKTILKRLFRVYAHIYHQHFSEVVQLGEEAHLNTSFKHFIFFVQEFQLIERKELAPLQELIDKLSAKDR, from the exons CGGAAGCCGAGCTAGCAAAACATTCAAGCCCAAGAAGCACATCCCTGAAGGCACACATCAGTATGACTTGATGAAACATGCTGCTGCTACACTCGGCTCTGGGAACCTTCGCTCGGCAGTTATGCTGCCGGAGGGAGAGGACCTCAACGAGTGGGTGGCAGTTAACA CGGTAGATTTTTTCAACCAGATCAACATGCTTTATGGAACGATAACAGAAATGTGCACAGAGGAGTCGTGTCCTGTGATGTCTGCAGGTCCTAAATATGAATACCATTGGGCTGATGGCCAGACTGTCAAAAAGCCCATTAAGTGTTCTGCTCCTAAGTATATTGATTATCTGATGACTTGGGTACAGGATCAGCTGGATGATGAAGCACTCTTTCCATCTAAGATTG GTGTACCTTTTCCAAGGAACTTTCAAAGTAACGCAAAGACAATACTGAAACGACTTTTCCGGGTGTATGCGCATATCTACCACCAGCACTTCTCAGAAGTTGTACAGTTGGGTGAGGAGGCACATCTCAATACTTCCTTCAAGCACTTCATATTTTTTGTCCAG GAATTCCAGTTGATAGAGCGGAAAGAACTTGCACCTCTGCAGGAGCTGATTGACAAACTTTCGGCCAAAGATCGATGA
- the LOC123746545 gene encoding MOB kinase activator-like 1 isoform X2, with translation MVDQLILGMLGGRKLTIFSGSRASKTFKPKKHIPEGTHQYDLMKHAAATLGSGNLRSAVMLPEGEDLNEWVAVNTVDFFNQINMLYGTITEMCTEESCPVMSAGPKYEYHWADGQTVKKPIKCSAPKYIDYLMTWVQDQLDDEALFPSKIGVPFPRNFQSNAKTILKRLFRVYAHIYHQHFSEVVQLGEEAHLNTSFKHFIFFVQEFQLIERKELAPLQELIDKLSAKDR, from the exons CGGAAGCCGAGCTAGCAAAACATTCAAGCCCAAGAAGCACATCCCTGAAGGCACACATCAGTATGACTTGATGAAACATGCTGCTGCTACACTCGGCTCTGGGAACCTTCGCTCGGCAGTTATGCTGCCGGAGGGAGAGGACCTCAACGAGTGGGTGGCAGTTAACA CGGTAGATTTTTTCAACCAGATCAACATGCTTTATGGAACGATAACAGAAATGTGCACAGAGGAGTCGTGTCCTGTGATGTCTGCAGGTCCTAAATATGAATACCATTGGGCTGATGGCCAGACTGTCAAAAAGCCCATTAAGTGTTCTGCTCCTAAGTATATTGATTATCTGATGACTTGGGTACAGGATCAGCTGGATGATGAAGCACTCTTTCCATCTAAGATTG GTGTACCTTTTCCAAGGAACTTTCAAAGTAACGCAAAGACAATACTGAAACGACTTTTCCGGGTGTATGCGCATATCTACCACCAGCACTTCTCAGAAGTTGTACAGTTGGGTGAGGAGGCACATCTCAATACTTCCTTCAAGCACTTCATATTTTTTGTCCAG GAATTCCAGTTGATAGAGCGGAAAGAACTTGCACCTCTGCAGGAGCTGATTGACAAACTTTCGGCCAAAGATCGATGA
- the LOC123746545 gene encoding MOB kinase activator-like 1 isoform X3: MLLLGLRSPSDHCFSQDCGSRASKTFKPKKHIPEGTHQYDLMKHAAATLGSGNLRSAVMLPEGEDLNEWVAVNTVDFFNQINMLYGTITEMCTEESCPVMSAGPKYEYHWADGQTVKKPIKCSAPKYIDYLMTWVQDQLDDEALFPSKIGVPFPRNFQSNAKTILKRLFRVYAHIYHQHFSEVVQLGEEAHLNTSFKHFIFFVQEFQLIERKELAPLQELIDKLSAKDR, translated from the exons CGGAAGCCGAGCTAGCAAAACATTCAAGCCCAAGAAGCACATCCCTGAAGGCACACATCAGTATGACTTGATGAAACATGCTGCTGCTACACTCGGCTCTGGGAACCTTCGCTCGGCAGTTATGCTGCCGGAGGGAGAGGACCTCAACGAGTGGGTGGCAGTTAACA CGGTAGATTTTTTCAACCAGATCAACATGCTTTATGGAACGATAACAGAAATGTGCACAGAGGAGTCGTGTCCTGTGATGTCTGCAGGTCCTAAATATGAATACCATTGGGCTGATGGCCAGACTGTCAAAAAGCCCATTAAGTGTTCTGCTCCTAAGTATATTGATTATCTGATGACTTGGGTACAGGATCAGCTGGATGATGAAGCACTCTTTCCATCTAAGATTG GTGTACCTTTTCCAAGGAACTTTCAAAGTAACGCAAAGACAATACTGAAACGACTTTTCCGGGTGTATGCGCATATCTACCACCAGCACTTCTCAGAAGTTGTACAGTTGGGTGAGGAGGCACATCTCAATACTTCCTTCAAGCACTTCATATTTTTTGTCCAG GAATTCCAGTTGATAGAGCGGAAAGAACTTGCACCTCTGCAGGAGCTGATTGACAAACTTTCGGCCAAAGATCGATGA